The Terriglobus roseus sequence CCCACACTGTTGCATCTGGAATTGACGGAGACCACGCTGATGCGTGACTTCAGCGCCATGGCTCGCATCATGACGCGACTTTCCGAAGCGGGCGTGCTCTTCTCCATCGACGATTTCGGCACCGGCTACTCGTCACTCGCCCGTCTTAGCGAACTCCCGATCTCAACGCTGAAGATCGACCGGTCCTTCGTCACGAAGCTGCAGGAGAGCGACGCCGCAGTCGGCATCGTGCGCGCTATCATTAATATGTCGCGACATCTGCGGCTGGAAGTTGTGGCAGAAGGCGTCGAACGGGCGGAACACATTAAGCTCCTCCTCGAGCTGGGGTGCCACATGTTCCAGGGCTATTACCTGAGCAGCCCGCTACCGCCGGACGACCTTGAGGCGGCCTTGCAGACGGGTGCCCTTGCCTTTGACTTCGCGCCACTCCATGATTCCGTCCAGCAGGAAGAGCTGGATGCAATCATCCCGGCCTGACCTCGCCACGGCGCTCGTGGTGGGATGCGGATGCATCGTTCGATAATCGCAAGCATCTTGACTCTGGGCGTATTCTTTAGGGGATGCGTGGGCCACGGCCCGCGCCCGCAGGCCGGCCCCGTCAGATCAAGCCCGGCTTGTGATTGGAAAGGGTGTTGTGGCAGATACGATCTTTGATGTGGCCGTCGTCGGCGGCGGCCCGGCCGGTTATTCCTGCGCCTTCCGCGCAGCACAGTATGGGCTGAAAGTAGCCCTGGTTGAGATCAGCGACAAGCTGGGTGGCACCTGTCTGCACGTGGGCTGCGTGCCCACGAAGGCGATGCTGCACTCCGCCGATATCTTCGACCACGCGAATGAAGCGACGATGTACGGTATCGACGGCATCGGTGGCGGCACCGTCAACTGGCCCCAGGTATTGAACCGCAAGAACGACATCATCAACAAGCACGTGGGCGGCCTGAACTACCTGGTCAAGAAGAACAAGGTGACCCTGGTCCGCGGTACCGGCAAGCTCACTGGCCCTGCAAAGAACGGCGTTCACACGCTGGACGTCGCCGGCGTCGACGGCAAGACATCGCAGGTGCAGGCGAAGAAGATCGTCCTTGCAACCGGCAGCGATGCCCGCATGATCCCGGGCTACAAGGCCGGCGAGAAGATCCTGACCAACATCGAGATCCTGTCCCTCGACAAGATGCCGAAATCCCTCATCGTCATCGGTTCTGGTGCGGTTGGTGTCGAGTTTGCGAATGTCTTCAACAGCTTCAAGGCAAAGGTCACCATCATCGAGATGGCAGACCGCATGGTGCCTGCGGAAGATGCGGACATCTCCAAGGAGTTCCTGCGCCAGTACAAGAAGAAGGGCATCGACTGCCACCTCTCCGCGAAGATGGACAAGATCGAGGAGACCAAGGACGGCGTGAAGGTCCACTTCAAGACCAGCGACGGCAAGGACAACATCCTGGAAGCGGACAAGGTGCTCATTGCCATCGGCCGCGCACCGCGTACCGCCGGCCTGAATCTGGAGTCGACGAAGGTCGAGCTGGACCGCACCTCCATCAAGGTGGACGAGTACCAGCAGACCGCAGAGCCGGGCATATACGCCGTCGGAGACATCGTTGCGGGCCTGCCCCTGCTGGCACACAGCGGTTCCATGTGCGGCGCCATTGCAGCAGCCCACATCGCCGGTAAGTACGCCAAGCCGATTCAACGCAACCTGATTCCGGGCTGTACCTACTGCGAGCCGCAGATCGGCTCCGTCGGTCTGACAGAAGCCATGGCGCGCGAAAAGGGCCTGAAGATCAAGGTGGGCAAGTTCCCACTGGCCGGCAACAGCAAGGCGACGATCCTGAACGCGCATGACGGCTTCGTAAAGGTCATCGCGGACGAGCAGTACGGCGAGATCCTAGGCGTCCACATCATCGGACCGCAGGCAACGGAGCTGATCTCCGCCGCCGTTGTCGCCATGCAGGGCGAGATGACCGTGGAAGAGATGATGTACACCGTCCACGCCCATCCCACACTGTCGGAAAGCCTGCTCGACGGCTACTCCGCGGTCTACGGCATGGCACTGAACGCATAGCTCCTTATCGCTTTAAAGAAGACAGCCTCCGCATCGTCATGGTGCGGAGGCTGTTCTCTTGAGGCGCTAGTCCACCGGGTGATACCGCTTTTCCCCCGCAGGGATCGCGATCGGCAGGCGGTTCTCCGGCGGTGCGATGGGACAGTGCGTGTTCGGGTTATAGGCGCAGGCGGGGTTCACCGCCTGGTTGAAATCCAGCGCCATCTTCGTCCGCTTCGAGGGGTCGAATGGATGCGACGGATCGAAGGCACGCGAGTCGAACAGTATTTCCAGGAACCGTGCGGACGGATACGTCTCGGTCTTTGACGTCTGGTCGCGGAAGACGATGTAAAGCATTCCCTCTTCCAACGTGGCGTACAGCCGATAGCGCTTGCCATCGAGCAAGAACTCCACATAGCCCGGTGCCGTCTCCGCCAGGTCGCTGCCGCCGTTCGTACGGTGATACGTCAGGCCATAGCCACCGGCAAGCGGCACCCACTCCGCTGCGACGCGATAGCGCGGCGACGGCGGATAGAAATTCAACGCATGCAGCGTCTGAAGCGGCTCGGACTTCGCATCCAACACCTGCAGCCAGCGCTCCTGCTTGTGTTTCGTCATGCGGATGCTGATAGGGCCATTAGTGATCCAGTGCTGCTGCCCCTTCTCGGCCGGCGGGATCACTTCGCCATCCGTCATCGGCCGTCCGTCGAGCAGCGCATCGCCGCTGACTTTTGTGACGACGATGTCCTTCCCATTGACCGCAAGCTCCATCGGCTGGCCCGGCCAGTGCTCCAGCTTGACGCGCTCAGGACCGTTGCCGACGCTCGTCGTGCCCTCGATGACCTGGTTGCGAAGCTGCGCGAGATCCCCGCGTGGCCCCGAAAGGTCCTTCCTCTCGTCCGCACGAAACTTCAACTCCTCAGCTTCGCTATACGGCGGGACGTGTACCCGGTTGCAGCCAAGGCCCGACCATAATCCGGCACTCAAGAGCAGGTAGGCAATGACACGAATGCCGCGATTGGATGAGGAGCCCATGGAACGAGACTAACGAAGGCAGGCTCGGCCCAAAGCATTATCCTTGAAGTCAGCGCTATGTTCTTCCATCTTCTCCAACTCGGCCGCGTCTCTTACACCGAAGGTCTGCGCGTCCAGGCAGAACTGATCGCCGCGCGCAAGGCAGGCATCATTGCGGACACGCTCGTACTGCTGGAGCACCCGCCCGTCCTCACGCTCGGTCGCAATGCGCGGCGCGACAATATCCTCGCTACCGATGAGTTCCTGGCGAGCAAGGGCGTCGAAATCCACGAGGTGAACCGCGGCGGCGACGTGACGTATCACGGCCCCGGCCAGCTCGTTGGCTACCCGATCGTCGATCTGCGGGGAGATCTGCCCGGCAAGAAGGGGCCGCACCTGGGCCCGGTCGACTTCGTCCGGCTGATGGAAGAGGCGATCATCCGTACGTGCCGCAACTTCGGTGTGCAGGCGCAACGCATTTGCGGTCGCACTGGCGTCTGGACGCTCGCGGGCGGCTCCGTGCTGGAGAAGAAGGTCGCTGCCATCGGCGTGCATGTCTCGCAGGGCGTCACCTCGCACGGCTTCGCTCTGAACGTGACGACCGACCTGCGCGACTTCGACTGGATCGTACCGTGCGGCATCACCGACCGCGCCGCGACGTCGCTGGAACTGGAAGTCGACGACCCGCCTGTGCTGGCGCCCACCATGGAGAACGCGCGGAACAGCATCGCCCGGAACTTCGGCACCGTCTTCGAGCGGCAGATGCTCCACGCGGAATCACTGGATGCAATCCTTCATCCGGCGATACTCGATGCGACTGTGCGATAACCGTTCTCCTTACCTCGGGTTACGCCAAGCGCTCTATAATCTTCTGGTCTGCAACCGGCCCGTTTTCGCCGCCCTGAACCGGTGCGCACGGGCCTGAACGACGGCGGAACACAGCCGGCCAAGCTTCACAAACCTCTGCGCGAAGGAATTTCATGGCAACCGAAGTCGTCATGCCCCAGATGGGCGAATCCATCACCGAAGGCACCCTTACCAAGTGGTTGAAGCAGGTCGGCGACACCGTTGCGCGCGACGAGCCTTTGTTTGAAATCTCCACCGATAAGGTCGACGCGGAGATTCCGTCGCCCGCCGCCGGCGTCCTGACCGAGATCAAGGTTCAGGAAGGCGCGACCGTCTCCATCAATGCCGTCGTTGCCGTCCTGGGTGGCGAGGCTGGTGGTTCCGCCGCGGCTCCTGCCGCTGCTGCCGCACCCGCCGCGGAGGCTCCCAAGGTTGAGGCAGCACCGGCTCCGGCTGCCGCTGCTACTCCAGCCGCAAGCTCGACCGACGTGCCAATGCCGCAGATGGGCGAGTCCATCACGGAAGGCACCATCACCAAGTGGCTGAAGAAGGTGGGCGATACCGTCCAGCGCGACGAGCCCCTCTTCGAGATCTCCACCGACAAGGTCGACGCAGAGATTCCCTCGCCGGCGACCGGCGTACTCACCGAGATCAAGGCCGCGGAGGGCACCACCGTCAGCATCAACACCATCGTCGCTGTCATCGGCGGTACCGCAGCCGGATCGTCGCCCACACCGGGCGCACCCGCCGCTGCTGCACCCGCTGCCGGCGCTCCTGCTGCGGCTCCCACTGCGTCTGGCGGAGCAGCTACCGAAGTGCTGATGCCGCAGATGGGCGAGTCCATCACGGAAGGCACCATCACCAAGTGGCTGAAGAAGGTTGGCGACACCGTCCAGCGTGACGAGCCCATCTTCGAAATCTCCACCGACAAGGTCGACGCGGAGATTCCGTCGCCCGTCGCCGGCACACTCACCGAGATCAAGGCCGCGGAAGGCACCACCGTTGCCATCAATACTGTTGTTGCAATGATTGGCGGCGCTGCTGGCTCGACCGGTGCATCCGCTCCGGCTGCTGCTCCCGCTGCTTCGGCACCTGCCGCTGCTGCTCCTGCCGCAACTACCGGTGAAACCCCACGCTCCTCGCCGCTTGTCCGCAAGATGGCCAGCGATAACGGCATCGACCTCGCCGCAGCCGGTATCTCCGGCTCCGGTTCGGCTGGCCGCATCACCAAGAACGACATGATCGGCTACATCCAGGGTGGCGCCAAGCCTGCCGCTGAGGCTCCGATCGCAGCAGCCGCTCCCGCTCCTGCGGCGGCACCCGCCGCTGCACCGGCCAAGGCTGCGGCTCCGGCTGCACCCGCTCCGGTACTGGGCGAGCTGGTTCCCATGACCAAGATGCGCGCAATCATCGCGAAGCGCATGGTGGAATCGAAGGCGACCTCGCCGCACGTTCACTCCACCTTCCGCATCGACATGACCCGCATCGTGAAGCTGCGCGAGAAGGAAAAGAACAAGTACGAGCAGCGCAACGGCGTGAAGCTCACCTTCATGCCCTTCATCACCCGCGCGACGATCGAGGCACTGCGCAAGCACCCCGTCGTCAATGCCGCCGTCAAGGGCGATGCCATCCAGTACAACAAGAACATCAACATCGGCATTGCCGTCTCGCTCGACTGGGGCCTGATCGTCCCCGTGATCAAGCAGACCGAGGAGAAGAACTTCCTCGGCGTGGCACGCGGCATCGTCGACATCGCCAACCGCGCACGCAACAAGAAGCTCGCTCCGGACGACACCGCCGGTGGCACCTTCACCATCACCAACGCGGGTATCTTCGGCGGCGTCTTCGGCACGCCCATCATCAACCAGCCGCAGTCGGCCATCCTCAGCATCGGCGGCCTGACCAAGGAAGCCCTGGTCATCCCGGACTCGGACGGCAACGACGTCATCGCCATTCGCTCGGTACAGTGGTTCACCCTCGGCTACGATCACCGCATCATCGACGGTTCCGACGCAGGCAAGTTCATGAGCGACTTCAAGAACATCCTGGAAAACTGGACCGAAGACATCGGCTAAGCCGACAGCTTCCGACACGAAAAAGCGGCAGACTCGTTCGGGTCTGCCGCTTTTCTTGCGCTCGGTTCCCGCTATCTAAGAACCCATGCTGTGCTGCAACCGCTCCATGCTCTGCTGGTGCACGCGGATCAACCCGGACCGCGGGCTGTCCAGGTCGTAGACCAGTGCCAGCGCCGCCGTCAGGACGACCGGCAGCAGGATGCGCAGCACGATGGACTTGGCCTGCAGCCCGGTGCCGACGATCAGGCTTGCGACCGCTCCCAGGAACAACAGCATCGCCCACGCCGTTGAGGGAATGCGATTCTCGAGTGCTGCCGTTCGCTTTTCCGTGTCGTCGATACTGTCATTCAGCACGCTGAGGAATAAGGCTGTCTCCGGATCGCGACGCACGTTCGCTTCCGCGCTGGCCACGCGCCACATCTCCGTCTGCAGGGCGCCGGTCTGCTGCTGATCCTGCTTCAGCAGTCGCTCGTCCGTACCATCCGTGAGAAACGAGATGCGGATGGGTACGTAGCGCCGCAGCAAACCCTGCTCGGCGACGCGGCCACCGTCGCTGAGCAGCGACGTCCGCAGCCACAGCGTGCCAAGGTCGTTCGCCTCGGCGATCTCAAGCTGCTTGCGCAGGTCGTACCGCGAAACCGCCATGGAGAACGTAAAGCCGAGCAGCAGGCCGAGCAGCGCCAGCACCGCTCCCTCCAGCGTCTTGAGGGACGTACCCTCGCGCTCCACCGAGGCCTGGTACCGCACGCGAAGCCACAGCCCCGCGAACGTCGCAGCGATCAACAGGCACAGCACCAGCGCGAAGAAGGGACCGGGAGTTATGCGGGACATGGAGGCAGTGTAGCGTTCGTGTCGCGAGAACAGACAGGAGATCTTCCCCTGAGGCCCGCCGCCTGTCGCGGTGCCACGATTCCCCGGTGCGATCAGAAGACTCTTCTGTGCAGAACAACAAAGTACTGTTCATGCGGCGCAACGTCACGGAAGATTCACAGCGAATTCGCCATTTGCCTCAAACAATAAGATCACAACTTCCGCCGCAGACCATCCAACCGACCAGCCTTTGAAACGACAGCAAGAGGAGCCAGAGACAGCCATGATGACCGATACCGAAGAGACGAAGGCAGTGCCGATGAACCTGCTGCAAGACGACGAAGACAACATGCTGCCCGAAGCGGCAGTGGGTCAGGCCGAAGACCTCGAGGACGATGAGGATCTCGAAGATGACGAGGACGAATTCGAGGACGACGACGAGGAAGAAGAGGACGACGACGAAGACATCGACGAATCGGACGACGAGGATGTCACCGACGATGAGATGGATGATGCCGAGGAGGGCGAGGAAGAGGAAGAGGACTAAAACACGGATTCCCCGTGCCGCCGCTCTTAGCGCGTCTCTAAGGGCGGCTTGTTAGCTGAGGCGTGAAGCATCGCGTCAGCCGAGCAGCCTATTGCGCGGCCATGAGTGCCAGGCCATGGGCGACGGACGTGAAGGCCTCGCCACCGATGACGCGCTCTTCGCCG is a genomic window containing:
- a CDS encoding 2-oxo acid dehydrogenase subunit E2: MATEVVMPQMGESITEGTLTKWLKQVGDTVARDEPLFEISTDKVDAEIPSPAAGVLTEIKVQEGATVSINAVVAVLGGEAGGSAAAPAAAAAPAAEAPKVEAAPAPAAAATPAASSTDVPMPQMGESITEGTITKWLKKVGDTVQRDEPLFEISTDKVDAEIPSPATGVLTEIKAAEGTTVSINTIVAVIGGTAAGSSPTPGAPAAAAPAAGAPAAAPTASGGAATEVLMPQMGESITEGTITKWLKKVGDTVQRDEPIFEISTDKVDAEIPSPVAGTLTEIKAAEGTTVAINTVVAMIGGAAGSTGASAPAAAPAASAPAAAAPAATTGETPRSSPLVRKMASDNGIDLAAAGISGSGSAGRITKNDMIGYIQGGAKPAAEAPIAAAAPAPAAAPAAAPAKAAAPAAPAPVLGELVPMTKMRAIIAKRMVESKATSPHVHSTFRIDMTRIVKLREKEKNKYEQRNGVKLTFMPFITRATIEALRKHPVVNAAVKGDAIQYNKNINIGIAVSLDWGLIVPVIKQTEEKNFLGVARGIVDIANRARNKKLAPDDTAGGTFTITNAGIFGGVFGTPIINQPQSAILSIGGLTKEALVIPDSDGNDVIAIRSVQWFTLGYDHRIIDGSDAGKFMSDFKNILENWTEDIG
- the lipB gene encoding lipoyl(octanoyl) transferase LipB; translation: MFFHLLQLGRVSYTEGLRVQAELIAARKAGIIADTLVLLEHPPVLTLGRNARRDNILATDEFLASKGVEIHEVNRGGDVTYHGPGQLVGYPIVDLRGDLPGKKGPHLGPVDFVRLMEEAIIRTCRNFGVQAQRICGRTGVWTLAGGSVLEKKVAAIGVHVSQGVTSHGFALNVTTDLRDFDWIVPCGITDRAATSLELEVDDPPVLAPTMENARNSIARNFGTVFERQMLHAESLDAILHPAILDATVR
- a CDS encoding DUF1684 domain-containing protein, whose amino-acid sequence is MGSSSNRGIRVIAYLLLSAGLWSGLGCNRVHVPPYSEAEELKFRADERKDLSGPRGDLAQLRNQVIEGTTSVGNGPERVKLEHWPGQPMELAVNGKDIVVTKVSGDALLDGRPMTDGEVIPPAEKGQQHWITNGPISIRMTKHKQERWLQVLDAKSEPLQTLHALNFYPPSPRYRVAAEWVPLAGGYGLTYHRTNGGSDLAETAPGYVEFLLDGKRYRLYATLEEGMLYIVFRDQTSKTETYPSARFLEILFDSRAFDPSHPFDPSKRTKMALDFNQAVNPACAYNPNTHCPIAPPENRLPIAIPAGEKRYHPVD
- the lpdA gene encoding dihydrolipoyl dehydrogenase — its product is MADTIFDVAVVGGGPAGYSCAFRAAQYGLKVALVEISDKLGGTCLHVGCVPTKAMLHSADIFDHANEATMYGIDGIGGGTVNWPQVLNRKNDIINKHVGGLNYLVKKNKVTLVRGTGKLTGPAKNGVHTLDVAGVDGKTSQVQAKKIVLATGSDARMIPGYKAGEKILTNIEILSLDKMPKSLIVIGSGAVGVEFANVFNSFKAKVTIIEMADRMVPAEDADISKEFLRQYKKKGIDCHLSAKMDKIEETKDGVKVHFKTSDGKDNILEADKVLIAIGRAPRTAGLNLESTKVELDRTSIKVDEYQQTAEPGIYAVGDIVAGLPLLAHSGSMCGAIAAAHIAGKYAKPIQRNLIPGCTYCEPQIGSVGLTEAMAREKGLKIKVGKFPLAGNSKATILNAHDGFVKVIADEQYGEILGVHIIGPQATELISAAVVAMQGEMTVEEMMYTVHAHPTLSESLLDGYSAVYGMALNA